A part of Anas acuta chromosome 26, bAnaAcu1.1, whole genome shotgun sequence genomic DNA contains:
- the LOC137844945 gene encoding calcium/calmodulin-dependent protein kinase type IV-like: MPSSKTGSEYWIDGSHRETALEDFYVVGPELGRGATSVVYSCEEKGTGAPYAAKILKKTIDKKIVRTEIGVLLRLSHPNIIKLKEIFETPSEIALVLELVTGGELFDRIVERGFYSERDAAHVVKQILEAVSYLHENGVVHRDLKPENLLYADLSPDAPLKIGDFGLSKIVDEQDTMKTVCGTPGYCAPEILHGCPYGPEVDMWSVGVITYILLCGFEPFFDPRGDQYMYSRILTCDYEFVSPWWDEVSLNAKDLVRKLIVLDPQKRLTVYQALEHPWVTGKAAKFAHMDSTQKKLQEFNARRKLKAAMKAVVASSRLGNHGHHDCSRSGRSRGGPRGTHLPQGPGSTVPEATAAAEDLEAFPAVPQVPVNGASCRS, translated from the exons ATGCCCTCCTCCAAGACGGGCAGCGAGTACTGGATCGACGGCTCCCACCGTGAGACCGCGCTGGAGGACTTCTACGTCGTGGGCCCCGAGCTGGGAcg GGGAGCCACCTCCGTGGTGTACAGCTGCGAGGAGAAGGGCACGGGCGCCCCGTACGCTGCCAAAATACTGAAGAAGACG ATCGACAAAAAGATCGTGAGGACGGAGATCGGGGTCCTGCTGCGCCTCTCGCACCCCAACATT ATCAAGCTGAAGGAGATCTTCGAGACGCCCTCCGAGATCGcgctggtgctggagctggtgaCGGGGGGAGAGCTCTTCGACAG GATCGTGGAGAGGGGCTTCTACAGCGAGCGGGATGCAGCGCACGTGGTCAAGCAGATCCTGGAGGCCGTGTCG TATTTGCATGAAAACGGAGTCGTCCACCGCGACCTGAAGCCGGAGAACCTGCTCTACGCAGACCTTTCCCCCGACGCTCCCCTGAAAATCG GTGACTTCGGGCTCTCCAAGATCGTGGATGAACAGGACACCATGAAAACCGTCTGCGGGACGCCGGGGTACTGCG CCCCTGAAATCCTCCACGGCTGCCCGTACGGCCCAGAAGTGGATATGTGGTCCGTGGGCGTCATCACATACATCCT gctcTGCGGCTTTGAGCCCTTCTTTGACCCGCGGGGGGACCAGTACATGTACAGCCGCATCCTCACCTGCGACTACGAGTTCGTGTCCCCGTGGTGGGATGAGGTTTCCCTCAACGCCAAGGACCTG GTTCGAAAATTGATCGTCTTGGACCCCCAGAAGAGACTGACCGTCTACCAAGCTCTGGAGCACCCCTGGGTCACTGGGAAGGCCGCTAAATTTGCTCACATGGATAGCACGcagaagaaactgcaggaaTTTAACGCCAGGAGGAAACTGAAG GCTGCCATGAAAGCCGTGGTGGCCTCCAGCCGCTTGGGCAACCACGGGCACCACGACTGCTCCAGGAGCGGGCGCAGCCGGGGGGGCCCACGAGGCACCCACCTGCCCCAAGGGCCGGGGAGCACCGTCCCCGAAGCCACCGCCGCGGCCGAGGACCTCGAGGCTTTTCCTGCCGTGCCCCAGGTCCCCGTGAACggtgccagctgcaggagctaA